In the genome of Myxococcus stipitatus, one region contains:
- a CDS encoding TadE family protein, producing MVPSATIPTSRQSGQAAVEAALTLPLVVFLVLGTLQLFMMLQARILAQVAAYRAVRAGSLNHGDCLPMMHAAMVTMLPSVVRTDSSAALADAFRLRRDNQYRVMSSYGNVFMGPLVEIVRDSPDPAWVRGLAGDEDLLFDQPSNQDAVLDSRTLEIRMVAWYYMRIPFANWVMSRMFLAHFGLRSYTATNPLMPAQKRSDWWNDEPVPLGPDDWPGGPLDDRMVAWSAAGHFVFPIQVHAAMRMMTPVMAENFLRGAECPVTGF from the coding sequence ATGGTCCCTTCCGCCACGATTCCCACATCCAGGCAAAGCGGACAGGCAGCGGTGGAAGCGGCGTTGACGCTCCCGCTGGTGGTGTTCCTGGTGTTGGGGACGCTGCAGCTCTTCATGATGCTGCAGGCGCGCATCCTGGCGCAGGTGGCGGCCTACCGGGCGGTGCGGGCGGGCAGCCTCAACCACGGTGACTGCCTGCCGATGATGCACGCGGCGATGGTGACGATGCTGCCATCGGTGGTGCGCACGGACAGCTCCGCGGCGCTGGCGGATGCGTTCCGGCTGCGGCGGGACAACCAGTACCGGGTGATGAGCTCCTACGGGAACGTCTTCATGGGGCCGCTGGTGGAAATCGTCCGCGACTCGCCGGACCCCGCGTGGGTGAGGGGCCTCGCGGGGGACGAGGACCTGCTCTTCGACCAGCCCTCGAACCAGGACGCGGTGCTGGACTCGCGCACCCTCGAGATACGCATGGTGGCCTGGTACTACATGCGCATCCCCTTCGCGAACTGGGTGATGAGCCGGATGTTCCTGGCCCACTTCGGTCTGCGCTCGTACACGGCCACCAATCCGCTGATGCCGGCGCAGAAGCGCTCGGACTGGTGGAACGACGAGCCGGTGCCGCTGGGGCCGGATGACTGGCCGGGCGGGCCGTTGGATGACCGCATGGTGGCGTGGAGCGCGGCGGGGCACTTCGTCTTCCCCATCCAGGTCCACGCGGCGATGCGGATGATGACGCCGGTGATGGCCGAGAACTTCCTGCGAGGCGCCGAATGTCCCGTCACCGGCTTCTGA
- a CDS encoding pilus assembly protein, producing MSRHRLLRPSRGQALVIFALTLLLLALMVLMTLGFGMRAKERVEIQMAADAAAYSQAVATARTFNAISVMNRAQVAHMVAMAGTQALISRSSQVYAAHMVCTPSFTPAQWGLSDGAAATQVKELQGRAGSLYRAGLNLYAHLLREHVVDQRLAYRIARGANPELQATPEGAAKSFMELNGENDVPNHGDLMNAVRRGGVACGAGAVCAVGGSTSAHLNATMGSLGWTWVHNRATGSAGFGTGGAARSTAFRRYGAAAEMDPSTYNTVSGRNATGHDHATVVVPTRCVSNSPPIPVPVTDAWVMSDEQQTPEDQHVYGVRLPPGQAPEDGEPLYERHTLGACVSCPGIWPFAMGYNVDELQRGRANHYGQPKLYSILHRDYGSDARRKSPDPWNLFFRFPFSAENTTEFDLSIPLGRSRPTGREGIQRNQVALSAGIIYYHRPRAAGQGGGWREPPNFLNPFWRATLVSPEGSIDDKPAASLEAAGFTEHGQVLRALEQVGYRGGSRRGAGY from the coding sequence ATGTCCCGTCACCGGCTTCTGAGGCCCTCGCGAGGGCAGGCCCTGGTCATCTTCGCGCTGACGCTGCTGCTGTTGGCGTTGATGGTGCTGATGACGCTGGGCTTCGGCATGCGCGCGAAGGAGCGCGTGGAAATCCAGATGGCCGCGGACGCGGCGGCCTACAGCCAGGCCGTGGCGACGGCGCGGACCTTCAACGCGATTTCGGTGATGAACCGCGCGCAGGTGGCCCACATGGTGGCCATGGCCGGCACGCAGGCGCTCATCAGCCGCAGCAGCCAGGTGTACGCGGCCCACATGGTCTGCACGCCCTCCTTCACCCCCGCGCAGTGGGGCCTGAGCGATGGCGCGGCCGCCACGCAGGTGAAGGAGCTGCAAGGGCGCGCGGGCAGCCTCTATCGGGCGGGGTTGAACCTCTACGCGCACCTGCTGCGCGAGCACGTCGTGGACCAGCGGCTGGCGTACCGCATCGCCCGAGGCGCAAACCCAGAGCTGCAGGCGACGCCCGAGGGCGCGGCGAAGAGCTTCATGGAGCTCAACGGCGAGAACGACGTGCCCAACCACGGCGACTTGATGAACGCCGTGCGGCGCGGCGGCGTGGCGTGTGGCGCGGGCGCGGTGTGCGCGGTGGGAGGCAGCACGTCCGCGCACCTCAACGCGACGATGGGGAGCCTGGGGTGGACATGGGTCCACAACCGGGCCACGGGCAGCGCGGGGTTCGGCACGGGCGGCGCGGCCCGGTCCACGGCCTTCCGTCGCTACGGCGCGGCCGCGGAGATGGACCCTTCGACGTACAACACGGTGTCCGGCCGCAACGCCACGGGGCATGACCACGCCACGGTGGTGGTGCCCACGCGGTGCGTGAGCAACTCTCCGCCCATCCCGGTGCCGGTGACGGATGCGTGGGTGATGTCCGACGAGCAGCAGACGCCGGAGGACCAGCACGTGTACGGCGTGCGCCTGCCGCCCGGCCAGGCGCCCGAGGATGGCGAGCCGCTCTACGAGCGCCACACGCTGGGCGCGTGTGTGTCGTGCCCCGGCATCTGGCCGTTCGCCATGGGCTACAACGTGGATGAGTTGCAGCGGGGGCGGGCCAACCACTACGGGCAGCCGAAGCTGTATTCCATCCTGCATCGCGATTACGGCAGTGACGCGCGCCGCAAGAGCCCGGACCCGTGGAACCTCTTCTTCCGCTTCCCGTTCTCGGCGGAGAACACGACGGAGTTCGACCTCTCGATTCCGCTGGGCCGCTCGCGTCCCACGGGGCGCGAGGGGATTCAGCGCAACCAGGTGGCGCTGTCGGCGGGCATCATCTACTACCACCGGCCTCGCGCGGCGGGGCAGGGCGGTGGGTGGAGAGAGCCGCCCAACTTCTTGAATCCCTTCTGGCGCGCGACGCTGGTGAGTCCGGAGGGCTCCATCGACGACAAGCCCGCGGCGAGCCTGGAGGCGGCGGGCTTCACGGAGCACGGCCAGGTGCTGCGCGCGCTGGAGCAGGTGGGCTATCGCGGCGGAAGCCGGCGGGGAGCGGGGTACTGA
- a CDS encoding VOC family protein: MAHRVNWFEIPVVDLARATRFYESVLSTTLKVEDFHGTRIAVFTRKQEGDVTGALVQAPHAKPSLEGSRVFLDAGTDLDGALGRVAKAGGKVLVEKTSVGPMGSFAVFQDTEGNAVALHAHASPR; this comes from the coding sequence ATGGCCCACCGAGTGAACTGGTTCGAGATTCCCGTCGTGGATTTGGCGCGCGCCACGCGCTTCTACGAGAGTGTGCTGAGCACCACCCTCAAGGTGGAGGACTTCCACGGCACGCGCATCGCCGTCTTCACCCGGAAGCAGGAGGGAGACGTGACGGGTGCGCTGGTGCAGGCGCCGCACGCGAAGCCTTCGCTGGAGGGCAGCCGGGTGTTCCTGGACGCGGGGACAGACCTGGATGGAGCCCTGGGGCGCGTCGCGAAGGCGGGCGGCAAGGTGCTGGTGGAGAAGACGTCGGTGGGGCCCATGGGCTCGTTCGCCGTGTTCCAGGACACCGAGGGCAACGCGGTGGCGCTGCATGCCCACGCGAGCCCGCGCTGA